One window from the genome of Sphingomicrobium arenosum encodes:
- the dnaE gene encoding DNA polymerase III subunit alpha, which translates to MTYVPLRNFSSFTMLEGAIEPKDLAAKTKALGFPAAGLCDRNGLYAAMGFSKAAMDEGVQPVIGTLLAVLRPDGMGPSGTIDWLPLFAQDDAGYDNLCRLVSAAHLDRPVEQDAHVTFDQLAERTAGLIALSGGGEGGVARLFAEGQDDKAKALAQKLAGLFPGRFYIELSRRGDATEQAAEERLLDLAYAADLPLVATNPAQYDTPDFHAAHDAMLCIANSSQVDNPDRPTSSPEAWLKPAATMEELFADLPEALSNSGVIARRCAVAAPSRRPILPKMSDDEDEALKKAAHDGLTARLNAIEKVRGPQPDGWRQPYVERLDYELDIINRMGFPGYFLIVADFIQWAKDHDIPVGPGRGSGAGSAVAWALLITDLDPLELKLLFERFLNPERVSMPDFDIDFCETHRDKVISYVQGKYGRDKVAQIITFGRLKARAVLKDTGRVLQMSYGQVDRLAKLVPNLPADPWDLKRALNGVSELAAEVKSDSDVKRLFDLATKLEGLPRHSSTHAAGVVIGDRPLDRLVPLYRDPRSDMPVTQFDMKHVEQAGLVKFDFLGLKTLSVLKEGARLCAKKGVTVDYSTLPWDDEEVYKLLQRGDTVGVFQLESEGMRRTLAAVRPTNFGDIIALVSLYRPGPMDNIPLFGDRKNGRKDIEYPHPLLKDVLAETYGIFVYQEQVMQAAQVLAGYSLGDADLLRRAMGKKIQAEMDKQRQRFVEGAAKNDISATKANELFDIIDKFAGYGFNKSHAAAYALVAYHTAWLKVHHPAEFYAASMTYDMNLTDKLALFVDDCRRSGIDVTPPAINEAMAEFDVQDGKVRYALGALKGVGEKAMEQLTAERDAKGKFDSLEDFADRIDPRLLNRRQLEALASAGAFDALNDDRASVHAGAETILKHAQQAAGDRTSGQGGLFGGADAEPEVAAIRLPQAEWNLAERMNAERDAFGFYFSSHPVEAHAHLLAAHKVKRHSELQELKVEPGSRANVRMAGLVEEARWRTSQRGRRYLMMTLSDPSGQFTSMCFDDEASEAIEEAAKTGEPGLITAELDRREGEDEVRVTVKAFKPFSKLETNNRLRLDVTLTDASQAALLSDALPTGDRGTVYVTVNIADGRKAVLLLGRDYRLDPDLADRLQRQLGEDKVTLSAEINEGPRLAYSAAG; encoded by the coding sequence ATGACTTACGTCCCGCTGCGCAACTTTTCGAGCTTCACCATGCTCGAGGGGGCGATCGAGCCCAAGGATCTGGCTGCCAAGACCAAGGCGCTGGGCTTTCCGGCGGCGGGGCTGTGCGATCGCAACGGCCTTTACGCCGCCATGGGTTTTTCCAAGGCCGCCATGGACGAGGGCGTTCAGCCCGTCATCGGCACGCTGCTTGCAGTTCTACGCCCCGATGGAATGGGCCCTTCCGGCACCATCGACTGGCTCCCGCTTTTCGCGCAGGATGATGCGGGATACGACAATCTGTGCCGCTTGGTCTCGGCCGCGCATCTCGATCGCCCGGTCGAGCAGGACGCGCATGTCACATTCGATCAACTCGCCGAGCGGACCGCGGGGCTGATCGCGCTGTCGGGCGGTGGGGAAGGGGGCGTGGCCCGCCTGTTCGCCGAGGGGCAGGACGACAAGGCCAAGGCGCTCGCGCAGAAGCTGGCAGGGCTCTTCCCCGGCCGGTTCTACATCGAGTTGTCGCGCCGCGGCGATGCGACCGAACAGGCGGCCGAGGAAAGGCTTCTCGACCTTGCCTATGCGGCCGACCTCCCGCTCGTGGCAACCAATCCCGCGCAATATGACACGCCTGATTTCCATGCGGCGCATGACGCCATGCTGTGCATCGCCAATTCCAGCCAGGTCGACAATCCCGACCGCCCGACTTCCTCGCCCGAGGCGTGGCTCAAGCCCGCCGCGACGATGGAGGAACTGTTCGCCGACCTGCCCGAGGCGCTGTCCAATTCGGGCGTGATCGCGCGGCGCTGCGCCGTCGCCGCCCCCAGCCGTCGTCCGATCCTGCCGAAAATGAGTGATGACGAGGACGAAGCGCTCAAGAAAGCCGCGCATGACGGCCTCACCGCGCGGCTCAATGCCATCGAAAAGGTGCGCGGGCCCCAGCCGGATGGGTGGCGCCAGCCCTATGTCGAGCGCCTCGACTATGAGCTCGACATCATCAATCGGATGGGTTTCCCCGGCTACTTCCTGATCGTTGCCGACTTCATCCAATGGGCCAAGGATCATGACATTCCGGTGGGGCCGGGACGCGGTTCGGGCGCGGGCTCGGCTGTGGCTTGGGCGCTTCTCATCACCGACCTCGACCCGCTCGAATTGAAGCTGCTGTTCGAACGCTTCCTCAATCCCGAACGCGTGTCGATGCCCGACTTCGACATCGATTTCTGCGAAACGCACCGCGACAAGGTCATCAGCTACGTCCAAGGCAAATATGGCCGCGACAAGGTCGCGCAGATCATCACCTTCGGGCGCCTGAAAGCGCGCGCGGTGCTCAAGGACACGGGCCGCGTCCTTCAGATGAGCTATGGGCAGGTAGATCGGCTCGCAAAGCTCGTCCCCAACCTGCCCGCCGATCCGTGGGACCTGAAGCGCGCCCTGAACGGCGTCAGCGAACTTGCCGCCGAGGTGAAGTCCGACAGCGACGTCAAACGCCTTTTCGACCTCGCAACCAAGCTCGAGGGCCTGCCGCGCCACTCGTCGACCCACGCCGCGGGCGTCGTCATCGGCGACCGGCCCTTGGATCGCCTGGTCCCGCTCTACCGCGACCCGCGCTCTGACATGCCGGTGACCCAGTTCGACATGAAGCATGTCGAGCAGGCCGGTCTCGTCAAATTCGACTTTCTCGGATTGAAGACCCTGTCGGTCTTGAAGGAAGGCGCGCGGCTGTGCGCGAAGAAGGGCGTCACGGTCGATTATTCCACGCTCCCGTGGGACGATGAGGAAGTCTACAAGCTCCTCCAGCGCGGCGACACAGTCGGCGTCTTCCAGCTGGAATCGGAGGGCATGCGTCGTACGCTCGCCGCCGTCCGCCCGACCAATTTCGGCGACATTATCGCGCTGGTCTCGCTCTATCGCCCCGGCCCGATGGACAATATCCCGCTGTTCGGCGACCGCAAGAACGGGCGCAAGGACATCGAATATCCGCACCCGCTCCTAAAGGACGTGCTCGCCGAGACCTACGGCATCTTCGTCTATCAGGAACAGGTCATGCAGGCCGCGCAGGTGCTCGCCGGCTACAGCCTCGGCGACGCCGATTTGCTCCGCCGCGCGATGGGTAAGAAGATCCAGGCCGAGATGGACAAGCAGCGCCAGCGCTTCGTCGAGGGTGCGGCCAAGAACGACATCTCCGCCACCAAGGCCAACGAGTTGTTCGACATCATCGACAAGTTCGCGGGCTATGGCTTCAACAAGTCCCACGCCGCCGCCTACGCGCTCGTCGCCTATCACACGGCATGGCTGAAGGTGCATCACCCGGCCGAATTCTACGCCGCCTCGATGACCTACGACATGAATCTCACGGACAAGCTCGCCTTGTTCGTCGACGATTGCCGCCGCTCAGGCATCGACGTCACCCCGCCTGCGATCAACGAGGCGATGGCCGAGTTCGACGTGCAGGACGGCAAGGTGCGCTATGCATTGGGCGCGCTGAAGGGTGTCGGCGAGAAGGCGATGGAACAGCTCACCGCGGAGCGCGATGCCAAGGGCAAGTTTGACAGCCTCGAGGACTTCGCCGACCGCATCGACCCGCGCCTCCTCAACCGCCGCCAGCTGGAAGCGCTCGCCAGCGCTGGGGCGTTCGACGCACTCAATGATGATCGCGCCAGCGTCCATGCGGGCGCCGAGACCATCCTCAAGCATGCGCAGCAGGCCGCGGGCGACCGGACAAGCGGGCAGGGCGGCCTGTTCGGCGGCGCGGATGCCGAACCCGAAGTCGCCGCCATTCGCCTCCCGCAAGCCGAGTGGAATCTCGCCGAGCGGATGAATGCCGAGCGCGATGCCTTCGGCTTCTATTTCTCCTCCCATCCCGTCGAGGCGCATGCCCATCTGCTCGCCGCGCACAAGGTCAAGCGGCACAGCGAATTGCAGGAACTGAAGGTCGAGCCCGGCAGCCGCGCCAATGTGCGCATGGCCGGCCTCGTCGAAGAAGCGCGCTGGCGCACCTCGCAGCGCGGGCGACGCTATCTCATGATGACGCTGTCCGACCCCTCGGGCCAGTTCACGAGCATGTGCTTTGACGACGAGGCCTCCGAGGCTATCGAGGAAGCCGCGAAGACCGGCGAACCGGGCCTCATCACCGCCGAACTCGACCGCCGCGAGGGCGAGGACGAAGTGCGCGTCACGGTGAAGGCGTTCAAGCCCTTCTCCAAGTTGGAGACCAACAATCGCCTCCGCCTCGACGTCACGCTAACCGATGCGTCGCAGGCCGCCCTGCTCTCCGATGCGCTGCCGACCGGGGATCGCGGCACGGTCTATGTCACCGTGAATATCGCCGACGGGCGCAAGGCGGTGCTGCTGCTCGGACGCGACTACAGGCTCGATCCAGACCTCGCCGACCGGCTTCAGCGCCAGCTCGGCGAGGACAAGGTGACGCTGTCGGCGGAAATCAACGAAGGTCCGCGGCTTGCCTATTCGGCAGCCGGCTAG